A single genomic interval of Geotrypetes seraphini chromosome 1, aGeoSer1.1, whole genome shotgun sequence harbors:
- the LOC117364766 gene encoding uncharacterized protein LOC117364766, producing the protein MPKKKGVPSLKSVCLSSIAQHMQAVWVKDYSENYIDEHNFLYIMGPFNELAGVLVQELLSLLGESRRLTRAMLHLLLVPHLTELSLRPCPGLVSNAITQLITVRCKNLTFLDLHGCNRVSSAALVDLLECLPRLLKLVLSETQSNTQVLSAVGSSCTVLRELDISNCKNLSVESLLHLVYDTTQRTFCCSKLRVLVVFGNEPRFQVENFVRVIAFVLLAVPSLEFLDSKYVMEALCLIHSYNFEGIKNVAGFPSLEELAKMRMSTGIKDYMSQITLHLRRVNEVEEQFLSMLSTLCRDVKEVTIFLTDCPVAGWCSVSWKHLTNLTIHCTGPKGRPLGKIIPVLEGLGSQLQLLSLSDFFLNEEFSFCAILNLCPNLRVFQGLFNPISEPLRIGNGDVEEEPQNWDLQLIHQTFSFLRSFSLIISEASGPLPPQQATILEATLACLLKASPVLETLSLISLPVSLDRVFQTALEPPAVALFRLKQISLCESRVSSSTIHLLLSADNQLGTMNLARCPDIHRRDYDEFLRTVKQKNLDIDIAWQ; encoded by the exons CTGGGGTCCTCGTGCAAGAGTTACTCAGTCTTCTGGGAGAGAGCCGGCGCCTGACTCGAGCTATGCTTCACCTTTTGCTGGTGCCTCACTTGACTGAGTTGAGCCTGAGACCATGCCCAGGCCTGGTCAGCAACGCCATAACACAGCTCATTACAGTGAGGTGTAAG AACCTGACTTTCCTGGACCTTCATGGCTGTAATCGTGTCTCTTCGGCTGCTCTGGTGGATCTTCTAGAGTGCTTGCCACGGCTGCTCAAACTAGTGCTCTCAGAGACTCAGTCAAACACCCAGGTGCTTTCTGCTGTTGGCTCCTCCTGCACAGTGCTGAGAGAGCTGGACATCTCTAATTGTAAGAATTTATCAgtggagtctcttcttcacctGGTCTATGATACAACGCAAAGAACATTCTGTTGCTCCAAGCTCCGGGTCCTGGTGGTCTTTGGGAATGAGCCCAGATTCCAAGTAGAGAACTTTGTTAGAGTCATTGCCTTTGTGCTGTTGGCTGTCCCTAGCCTGGAGTTCTTGGACAGTAAATATGTCATGGAGGCCCTCTGTTTGATCCACAGCTATAATTTTGAAGGGATCAAAAATGTGGCAGGATTTCCTTCGCTGGAAGAGCTTGCCAAGATGAGAATGAGCACTGGTATCAAAGATTATATGTCTCAGATCACTCTACACCTGAGACGTGTGAATGAGGTAGAGGAACAATTTTTGAGTATGCTCTCCACCCTTTGTAGAGATGTTAAAGAAGTGACCATTTTTCTCACTGACTGTCCTGTGGCAGGCTGGTGTAGCGTGTCATGGAAGCACCTCACTAATCTCACTATACATTGCACAGGCCCCAAGGGGAGGCCCCTAGGAAAAATTATTCCTGTCCTGGAAGGGTTAGGGTCTCAACTGCAGCTGCTCTCTCTTAGCGACTTCTTCCTTAATGAAGAATTCTCATTCTGTGCCATCCTGAACTTATGTCCAAACCTCAGAGTCTTCCAGGGCCTCTTTAACCCCATCTCAGAGCCTTTGAGGATAGGCAATGGAGATGTGGAGGAAGAGCCACAAAACTGGGATCTCCAGCTGATCCACCAGACTTTCTCATTCTTGAGAAGTTTCAGCCTGATAATTTCTGAAGCTTCTGGCCCTTTACCACCCCAACAAGCAACTATTCTAGAGGCCACACTAGCATGTCTGCTTAAAGCCTCTCCTGTCTTGGAGACTTTGTCCCTCATTTCTCTGCCTGTGTCTCTGGATCGAGTATTCCAGACAGCGCTAGAACCGCCAGCTGTGGCTTTATTCAGGCTGAAACAGATCTCCCTATGTGAGAGCCGAGTATCCAGCAGCACCATCCACCTGCTTCTGAGTGCTGACAACCAACTGGGCACCATGAATCTAGCGCGCTGTCCAGACATCCACCGAAGGGATTATGATGAATTCTTAAGAACAGTGAAACAAAAGAACCTTGATATTGACATTGCCTGGCAGTAG